Proteins from a genomic interval of Caulobacter rhizosphaerae:
- a CDS encoding efflux RND transporter permease subunit, producing the protein MLSDLSVRRPVFAAVAAIILCVIGLAAFKSLPIRELPSVDPPVVSISTAYRGASAEVIEERITQIIERQVAGIQGIDRVNSSSRDGRSQITITFTLDRDLDAAANDVRDAVSRVAANLPDQADPPQIAKANADSSPIIVLNLTSSTLSTLELADYADRYLVERMSTIPGVAQANLYGAPLYAMRIWLDADAMAARGVTVDDVENALNAQNVELPAGALEGATKDFTIRVSRAYSKPEDFLKLPLRGGDAEGFVVRLGDVARVEEGADERRKLFRGNGVPQVGIALTRQSQANDVAISDAVRKEVATINQTLPAGTKMIVAIDNSVFTAEAIHEVWITMGISIALVALVNLLFLGSWRSALIPSIVAPICILSTFIVLAPLGFSLNLLTLLALVLAVGLVVDDAIVVVENIQRRVDEGEPSTVAALRGTRQVFFAVVATTVVLISVFAPLMFLPGYIGRLFVELAVAIAAAVGFSALLALSLSPMMASKLLKPASANWLSRRVDRAMDALKDSYRHSLEGLLGKGSATLVTGLSVLVLAVCAGGLFALLPQELVPAEDRGRVDVSINGPEGSGFDATVKVADRIEKILDQYRKDGVAERTIITVPRFGQSQFNTGNAVIALKPWGERDKSADEVAAELNKSLSRITSVRAVASVRGAFQRGGGGGGGGGTNVDLIAVGNDYVQLANWLKPILSASQANPGLSRPRLDYEPTAPRLSVQIDRDKAATLGVSAQSVGRALETMFGSRQVTTYIKSGQEYDVILQTALEQRRGIEDLNRLQVRTLSGALVPLSTVVTTELRGDTPDRPRVDRLRAVTLTTQLNPGYTVADAVKFFQDQAAAHPTPGVSVKWGGQAKDYLEASGAVGLAFGLALLLVFLVLAAQFESWIHPAVIMLTVPLAALGGLFGLLITGSTINTYSQIGLIILVGIAAKNGILIVEFANQLRDEGLKVREAVIEAAALRLRPIIMTSISAAMGALPLMLWAGAGAGSRKTIGAVIFTGAIFATLLTLFVVPVFYNLLARFTKSPEWTSRQIEDYEAREKSGEGHASPV; encoded by the coding sequence ATGCTTTCCGACCTTTCCGTTCGTCGGCCGGTCTTCGCCGCAGTCGCGGCGATCATCCTCTGCGTCATCGGCCTGGCCGCCTTCAAGAGCCTCCCGATCCGCGAATTGCCGAGCGTGGATCCGCCGGTGGTGTCGATCTCGACCGCCTATCGCGGCGCCTCGGCCGAGGTGATCGAAGAGCGGATCACCCAGATCATCGAGCGCCAGGTCGCCGGGATCCAGGGCATCGACCGTGTCAACAGCTCCTCGCGCGACGGTCGCTCGCAGATCACCATCACCTTCACGCTGGATCGCGACCTCGACGCGGCCGCCAACGACGTGCGCGACGCGGTCAGCCGGGTGGCGGCGAACCTGCCTGACCAAGCCGACCCGCCGCAGATCGCCAAGGCCAACGCCGACTCCTCGCCGATCATCGTCCTGAACCTAACCTCCAGCACCCTCAGCACCCTGGAGCTGGCCGACTATGCCGACCGTTATCTGGTCGAGCGGATGTCGACGATCCCCGGCGTGGCCCAGGCCAACCTCTACGGCGCGCCGCTCTACGCCATGCGCATCTGGCTGGACGCCGACGCCATGGCCGCGCGCGGCGTGACGGTCGACGATGTCGAGAACGCGCTCAACGCCCAGAACGTGGAACTGCCCGCCGGCGCCCTGGAAGGCGCCACCAAGGACTTCACGATCCGGGTCAGCCGCGCCTATTCCAAGCCCGAGGACTTCCTGAAGCTGCCCCTGCGCGGCGGTGACGCCGAGGGTTTCGTGGTCCGCCTGGGGGACGTGGCGCGGGTCGAGGAGGGGGCGGACGAACGCCGCAAGCTGTTCCGCGGCAATGGCGTTCCGCAGGTCGGCATCGCCCTGACCCGCCAGTCGCAGGCTAACGACGTGGCGATCTCGGACGCCGTCCGCAAGGAAGTCGCGACCATCAACCAGACGCTGCCGGCCGGCACGAAGATGATCGTGGCGATCGACAACTCGGTGTTCACCGCCGAGGCGATCCACGAGGTGTGGATCACGATGGGCATCTCGATCGCCCTGGTCGCTCTGGTCAACCTGCTGTTCCTGGGCAGCTGGCGCTCGGCCCTGATTCCGTCGATCGTCGCGCCGATCTGTATCCTGTCGACCTTCATCGTCCTGGCGCCGCTGGGCTTCTCGCTGAACCTGCTGACCCTTCTGGCCCTGGTGCTGGCCGTCGGCCTGGTGGTCGACGACGCCATCGTCGTGGTCGAGAACATTCAGCGCCGCGTCGACGAGGGCGAGCCGTCGACGGTGGCGGCCCTGCGTGGCACCCGCCAGGTGTTCTTCGCGGTCGTGGCCACCACCGTCGTGCTGATCTCGGTCTTCGCCCCGCTGATGTTCCTGCCCGGCTATATCGGCCGGCTGTTCGTCGAACTGGCTGTGGCCATCGCCGCCGCCGTGGGCTTCTCGGCGCTGCTGGCGCTGAGCCTGTCGCCGATGATGGCGTCCAAGCTGCTCAAGCCAGCCAGCGCCAACTGGCTGTCGCGCCGGGTCGACCGCGCCATGGACGCGCTGAAGGACAGCTACCGCCATTCGCTGGAAGGCCTGCTGGGCAAGGGCTCGGCCACTTTGGTCACCGGTCTTTCGGTGCTGGTCCTGGCGGTGTGCGCCGGCGGGCTGTTCGCCCTGCTGCCGCAGGAACTGGTGCCCGCGGAAGACCGTGGCCGCGTCGACGTGTCGATCAACGGCCCCGAGGGCAGCGGCTTTGACGCGACGGTCAAGGTCGCCGACAGGATCGAGAAGATCCTCGATCAGTATCGCAAGGATGGCGTGGCCGAGCGTACGATCATCACCGTACCGCGCTTTGGCCAGAGCCAGTTCAACACCGGCAACGCAGTCATCGCGCTCAAGCCGTGGGGCGAGCGTGACAAGTCGGCCGACGAGGTCGCCGCCGAACTCAACAAGAGCCTGTCGAGGATCACCAGCGTGCGAGCCGTGGCCTCGGTGCGCGGCGCCTTCCAGCGCGGCGGTGGCGGCGGCGGCGGCGGCGGCACCAATGTCGACCTGATCGCCGTCGGCAACGACTACGTCCAGCTTGCCAACTGGCTCAAGCCCATCCTCAGCGCCTCTCAGGCCAATCCGGGCCTGTCGCGGCCGCGCCTCGACTACGAGCCGACCGCGCCGCGATTGTCGGTGCAGATCGATCGCGACAAGGCCGCGACCCTGGGCGTTTCGGCCCAGTCGGTTGGCCGGGCGCTGGAGACCATGTTCGGCTCGCGCCAGGTGACGACCTACATCAAGTCCGGCCAGGAGTATGACGTCATCCTGCAGACCGCGCTGGAGCAGCGTCGCGGCATCGAGGATCTCAATCGCCTGCAGGTGCGGACGTTGTCCGGCGCCCTGGTGCCGCTGTCGACGGTGGTCACCACCGAGCTGCGGGGCGACACGCCCGATCGTCCCCGGGTGGACCGTCTCCGGGCCGTGACCCTGACCACCCAGTTGAACCCCGGCTACACGGTCGCCGACGCGGTGAAGTTCTTCCAGGATCAGGCCGCCGCCCATCCCACCCCCGGCGTCAGCGTCAAGTGGGGCGGCCAAGCCAAGGACTATCTGGAAGCTTCCGGCGCTGTGGGCCTGGCCTTCGGCCTGGCGCTGTTGCTGGTGTTCCTGGTGCTGGCCGCGCAGTTCGAAAGCTGGATCCACCCGGCCGTGATCATGCTGACCGTGCCGCTGGCGGCGCTGGGCGGGCTGTTCGGCCTGCTGATCACCGGCTCGACGATCAACACCTACAGCCAGATCGGCTTGATCATCCTGGTCGGCATCGCGGCCAAGAACGGGATCCTGATCGTCGAGTTCGCCAACCAGCTGCGCGACGAGGGCCTGAAGGTCCGCGAGGCCGTGATCGAAGCCGCCGCCCTGCGCCTGCGTCCGATCATCATGACCTCCATCTCGGCGGCGATGGGCGCCCTGCCGCTGATGCTGTGGGCGGGCGCCGGCGCCGGCAGCCGCAAGACGATCGGGGCGGTGATCTTCACCGGCGCGATCTTCGCGACCCTGCTGACGTTGTTCGTGGTGCCGGTGTTTTACAACCTGCTGGCCCGCTTCACGAAGTCTCCGGAGTGGACTTCGCGGCAGATCGAGGACTATGAAGCCCGCGAGAAGAGCGGGGAGGGGCATGCCTCACCCGTCTGA
- a CDS encoding transketolase has product MAEAVLAAKRQELALLRRIEERILWLASWTIHNANHLRESRDGLKVGGHQASCASMTTLMTALYMKALRPQDRVAVKPHASPVFHAVQHLFGRQSLEKLKAFRALGGAQSYPSRTKDTDDVDFSTGSVGLGVAMTAFASLAQDYLAARGAVKPEKMGRMISLLGDAELDEGNIYEALIEACKHDIRNTWWIVDYNRQSLDATTQDRMFTRYGEIFEAAGWTVETLKWSRRQREAFARPGGPALQQWIETAPNDLYAALSYQGGAAWRERLNADLAGDADALKLVAAYKDIDLGELMTELGGHCMETILEAFDRASQDDAPRFFIAYTVKGLRLPFQGHKDNHAGLMTETQIAELRARLGVIEGEEWDPLSGLSAAEHTALKGLVARAPFAANIEREHLAPAIPTPSSDALLAAVSGGGEQSTQAAFGKVMFEIARRDDEFAGRVVTTSPDVTVSTNLGGFVNRRGVFQRRAHEDVFKRRRIPSAQVWSKAETGQHVELGIAENNLFIALAALGLTAPLFGERLFPVGTLYDPFIARGLDALNYACYQDARFLLVATPSGLTLAPEGGAHQSIGSPLIGMSQPGLDSYEPAFADETAVLMAHAFDRIQAKDGASTYLRLSTRVIVQPERADDAWRHGVVDGAYWLRPPAPGARLAIAYAGALAPEALAAFEAVLEDEPGAGLLAVTSADVLHRDWTAAGRSRWTNGGPRTSKIEALLAPLSRDAGLVTVIDGAPSTLSWLGSVRGMRLRALGLETFGQSGDLPDLYTRYRLDADAILDACADLLV; this is encoded by the coding sequence ATGGCCGAGGCCGTATTGGCGGCGAAGCGGCAGGAGCTTGCGCTTCTGCGACGCATCGAGGAACGCATTCTCTGGCTGGCCTCGTGGACGATCCACAACGCCAACCATCTGCGTGAAAGCCGTGACGGACTGAAGGTCGGCGGTCACCAGGCGTCCTGCGCCTCGATGACCACCCTGATGACGGCGCTGTACATGAAGGCGCTTCGGCCGCAGGACCGGGTGGCGGTCAAGCCGCACGCCAGCCCGGTGTTCCACGCCGTGCAGCACCTATTCGGCCGCCAGAGCCTGGAGAAGCTCAAGGCCTTCCGGGCCCTGGGCGGCGCCCAGTCCTATCCCTCGCGCACCAAGGACACCGACGACGTCGATTTCTCGACCGGGTCCGTGGGTCTGGGCGTGGCTATGACCGCGTTCGCCTCCCTGGCCCAAGACTATCTGGCCGCCCGCGGCGCCGTGAAGCCCGAGAAGATGGGGCGGATGATCTCGCTGCTAGGCGACGCCGAATTGGACGAGGGCAACATCTACGAGGCCCTGATCGAGGCCTGCAAACACGACATCCGCAACACCTGGTGGATCGTCGACTACAACCGCCAGAGCCTGGATGCGACCACCCAGGACCGTATGTTCACCCGCTATGGCGAAATCTTCGAGGCCGCCGGCTGGACCGTGGAGACGCTGAAATGGTCCAGGCGCCAGCGCGAGGCCTTCGCCAGGCCCGGCGGTCCGGCTCTGCAGCAATGGATCGAAACCGCGCCCAACGACCTCTATGCGGCGCTCAGCTATCAGGGCGGCGCGGCCTGGCGCGAACGGCTGAACGCTGACCTGGCCGGGGACGCCGACGCCTTGAAGCTGGTCGCGGCGTACAAGGACATCGACCTGGGCGAACTGATGACCGAGTTGGGCGGTCATTGCATGGAGACCATCCTGGAGGCCTTCGATCGGGCGAGCCAGGACGATGCGCCGCGTTTCTTCATCGCCTACACAGTCAAGGGCCTGCGCCTGCCGTTCCAGGGGCACAAGGACAACCACGCCGGCCTGATGACAGAGACCCAAATCGCCGAACTACGCGCGCGGTTGGGCGTGATTGAGGGCGAGGAATGGGATCCGCTGTCGGGCCTCTCGGCGGCGGAGCACACAGCCCTCAAGGGGCTGGTGGCCAGGGCGCCCTTCGCGGCCAATATCGAGCGCGAGCACCTCGCGCCGGCGATCCCGACACCGTCGTCCGACGCTCTGTTGGCGGCTGTCTCGGGCGGCGGCGAACAGTCCACCCAGGCCGCGTTCGGCAAGGTGATGTTCGAGATCGCCCGCCGGGACGACGAGTTCGCCGGCCGTGTGGTGACTACTTCGCCAGACGTCACGGTCTCGACCAATCTCGGCGGCTTCGTGAACCGCCGGGGCGTGTTCCAGCGGCGGGCGCATGAGGACGTGTTCAAGCGTCGGCGCATTCCGTCGGCTCAGGTGTGGTCCAAGGCCGAGACCGGCCAGCATGTCGAGCTTGGCATCGCCGAGAATAACCTGTTCATCGCCCTGGCGGCCTTGGGCCTGACAGCGCCGCTGTTCGGCGAGCGGCTGTTCCCGGTCGGCACGCTCTACGACCCGTTCATCGCCCGCGGCCTGGATGCCCTGAACTACGCCTGCTATCAGGACGCCCGCTTCCTGCTGGTCGCCACGCCCAGCGGCCTGACCTTGGCGCCCGAAGGCGGCGCGCACCAGTCAATCGGCTCGCCGCTGATCGGCATGAGCCAGCCGGGTCTGGACAGCTACGAGCCGGCCTTCGCGGACGAGACGGCGGTGCTGATGGCCCACGCCTTCGACCGAATCCAGGCCAAGGACGGAGCCTCCACCTATCTGCGGCTGTCGACCCGGGTGATCGTCCAACCCGAACGCGCCGACGACGCCTGGCGTCATGGCGTCGTCGATGGAGCGTATTGGCTGCGCCCGCCAGCCCCCGGCGCTCGGCTGGCCATCGCCTATGCCGGCGCCCTGGCTCCGGAAGCGCTCGCGGCGTTCGAGGCGGTGCTGGAGGACGAGCCGGGCGCGGGCCTGCTGGCCGTGACTTCCGCGGACGTCCTGCATCGCGACTGGACCGCCGCCGGCCGTTCGCGCTGGACGAACGGCGGCCCGCGCACTTCGAAGATCGAAGCCCTGCTGGCGCCGCTATCCCGCGACGCGGGCCTGGTGACGGTGATCGACGGCGCCCCCTCGACCCTGTCCTGGCTGGGCTCCGTGCGCGGCATGCGGCTGAGGGCGCTTGGACTGGAGACCTTCGGCCAGTCGGGCGATTTGCCGGACCTCTACACCCGGTACCGCCTGGACGCCGACGCCATTCTGGACGCCTGCGCGGATCTGCTGGTCTAG
- a CDS encoding c-type cytochrome encodes MRQVHLAAAAVICVILAGCSKPSPGTSDGGSASSAPAAAPTDAQKQALLAALPAPYNTGDLMNGQSKFALCRSCHTITEGGPNMTGPNLYGVFGRKAGSKPDYKYSPVVAAAGFNWDAEHLDKWLDNPRGFMPGTKMTFAGLHDPKDRIDLIAYLKVETGYKPPKG; translated from the coding sequence ATGCGTCAGGTTCATCTCGCCGCCGCCGCGGTCATCTGTGTCATTTTGGCCGGTTGTTCAAAGCCGAGCCCGGGGACTTCCGACGGCGGATCAGCAAGTTCAGCGCCTGCGGCGGCGCCGACGGACGCCCAGAAGCAGGCGCTACTGGCCGCCCTTCCCGCTCCCTACAATACCGGCGACCTGATGAACGGGCAGAGCAAGTTCGCCCTCTGCCGTTCGTGCCACACCATCACCGAAGGCGGTCCGAACATGACAGGCCCTAACCTGTACGGCGTGTTCGGACGGAAGGCCGGCAGCAAGCCCGACTACAAGTACTCGCCTGTCGTCGCGGCCGCCGGTTTCAATTGGGACGCCGAACATCTCGACAAGTGGCTGGACAACCCGCGCGGCTTCATGCCGGGCACCAAGATGACCTTCGCGGGCCTGCATGATCCCAAGGACCGCATCGATCTGATCGCCTATCTGAAGGTCGAAACCGGTTACAAGCCTCCCAAAGGCTGA
- a CDS encoding nuclear transport factor 2 family protein, producing MADARELVLRLHEAISRRDAETAAALFHPLARFRNYLDEGQVVGPAGAQAFYLRLFETLAPNIDLLSIQTLADGRAQAELQVSVHDRSGRLWSDSRVTATYTVQDGLIQSVELGPDRPS from the coding sequence ATGGCCGACGCTCGCGAGCTTGTCCTCCGACTGCATGAGGCGATCAGCCGCCGGGATGCGGAGACCGCCGCGGCTCTCTTCCATCCCCTCGCCCGGTTCCGGAACTATCTGGACGAGGGCCAGGTGGTTGGACCGGCCGGCGCGCAGGCTTTCTATCTCAGGCTGTTTGAGACCCTGGCCCCGAACATCGACCTCCTGTCGATCCAAACCCTGGCCGATGGGCGCGCACAAGCCGAGCTGCAGGTGTCGGTCCACGACCGCTCTGGCCGCCTTTGGTCGGACAGCCGGGTGACGGCGACCTACACGGTCCAGGACGGGCTGATCCAAAGCGTGGAGTTGGGCCCGGACCGTCCCTCCTAG
- a CDS encoding efflux RND transporter periplasmic adaptor subunit, protein MIRRHFFLVGAVVAVLLMLLVGGLKLAFGGKATGQGGAAGGRATPVSQVVAQPRAFTDRIEVLGVAKGRQSVTLTSNTAELITAVHFRDGQTVTKGQVLVELKADQETAGIAEAQAQLAQAEREYTRWKTLADRGIAPRASAEQYMAARDTARAALAAASAQKLDKVIRAPFSGRVGISDIAPGTLISPGTPIVSLDDVSLIRVDFSVPDRYLPILREGLTITAKPDALPGESFTGRIAQIDTRIDPTTRALKARAEFPNADGRLKPGMLIKVGIAQGQRQAVAVPEAAVQFEGSQASVFLIARGPKGLVARRASVQTGIAADGFIEITSGLKAGDKLVGDGLNRVQDGAPVNAGGGKPQAGPQAGQGDRKQKAG, encoded by the coding sequence GTGATCCGCAGACATTTCTTTCTGGTCGGAGCGGTGGTCGCTGTCCTGCTGATGCTGCTGGTCGGCGGGCTGAAACTGGCCTTCGGCGGGAAGGCGACGGGGCAGGGGGGCGCTGCCGGCGGACGCGCGACGCCGGTGTCGCAGGTCGTCGCCCAGCCGCGCGCCTTTACCGACCGGATCGAGGTGCTGGGCGTGGCCAAGGGCCGTCAGTCGGTGACCCTCACCTCGAACACCGCCGAGTTGATCACCGCCGTCCACTTTCGTGATGGGCAAACCGTCACCAAGGGGCAGGTGCTGGTCGAGCTGAAGGCCGACCAGGAGACCGCCGGCATCGCCGAGGCCCAGGCTCAACTGGCCCAGGCCGAGCGCGAATATACGCGGTGGAAGACCCTGGCCGACCGTGGCATCGCCCCGCGCGCCTCGGCCGAACAGTACATGGCCGCGCGCGACACCGCCCGCGCCGCCCTCGCCGCCGCCAGCGCCCAGAAGCTGGACAAGGTGATCCGCGCGCCGTTCTCAGGCCGGGTGGGCATTTCGGACATTGCGCCTGGGACCCTAATCAGCCCGGGAACACCCATCGTCAGCCTGGACGACGTCTCGCTGATCCGCGTCGACTTCTCCGTGCCCGACCGCTACCTGCCGATCCTACGCGAAGGGTTGACGATTACCGCCAAGCCCGACGCCTTGCCGGGCGAGAGCTTCACCGGCCGCATAGCCCAGATCGACACCCGGATCGACCCGACCACCCGCGCCCTGAAGGCCCGGGCCGAATTCCCCAACGCCGATGGTCGCCTCAAGCCCGGCATGCTGATCAAGGTCGGTATCGCTCAGGGACAGCGTCAGGCCGTGGCCGTGCCCGAGGCCGCCGTGCAGTTCGAGGGTTCCCAAGCCTCGGTGTTCCTGATTGCCAGGGGACCCAAGGGTCTGGTCGCTCGCCGCGCTTCGGTTCAGACCGGCATCGCCGCGGACGGCTTCATTGAAATCACCTCCGGCCTGAAAGCTGGCGACAAGCTGGTCGGCGACGGTCTCAATCGCGTGCAGGACGGCGCGCCGGTCAACGCCGGCGGCGGGAAGCCCCAGGCGGGCCCTCAAGCTGGCCAGGGTGATCGCAAGCAGAAGGCCGGCTGA